The Osmerus eperlanus chromosome 15, fOsmEpe2.1, whole genome shotgun sequence genome includes a window with the following:
- the skida1 gene encoding SKI/DACH domain-containing protein 1, with protein sequence MGDLKCGFEEMQGVKLGYLLIKGKQMFALSQVFTDLLKNIPRTTVHKRMDHLNVKKHHCDLEELRKLKAINSIAFHAAKCTLISREDVEALYFSCKTERVLKSNKRKVKGSSPGDAREELLHKDTRARSWKEKVWFSLHSVPQTLPLNNKAGSREIPQLPDSNLPQIYNKKHNQEYTSVSQSDYKPFKNYETAQITGNCVSYNQRHSFFRTVVNRQPVFFQSAISQSKLSGAATDPLHKRKRRREEGGCRDSARRSWSRSRHTHQPPVVLVQPKCCSKPKRHNNESLGAFHIGHEFYLNHGSHHQHHGFQESCSSDTESSSYSERVNNDSDFGSSLSSSSNSGTSDEELEDSPSESSDISTDEESSSQSDSSSVSSLVSVQSIRFRRARFASLPKTKTLNSKTLVLQPTFHYNQQLPPPRTADQVGKADADRLRKHQRHDSVNREAKQDTEVQQTPKFVSPGRGSLFTETVVGDVADVHCDPKSAVPVKTGFYAQGLSSSVSRSKIFPPCRTPGAAGGCPPGPGSHCTHLKETKFLKSTDSHLSLAMNIKTETKTGPFLKLPSPLKTIKTEPEESLVSMGPHSESSKAAKTLPSVLQNVKIKVEESSKEYEYSSQASRFQCKGDEADVNNARYPGGDIKHADYFNYKTKAIESSAGAPKSPSLQECRSTQDAPCPEEGEYKNGARVRKNYRTLVLGEKTGISRTQTKPNTSKVDKTPCSRPAGKAESSEGYAEELTGASKRKRTFNNVASSLKRSFSFMANFPSPPSLVVGSDGDLSPAFSLNSLRDNRPPPRSHPVWHWQPGGRPVSPPPAPKFRKC encoded by the coding sequence atgggaGACTTGAAGTGTGGTTTTGAGGAAATGCAGGGAGTCAAACTGGGATACCTGCTTATCAAAGGCAAACAAATGTTTGCTCTTTCTCAGGTCTTCACTGACCTTCTCAAGAATATTCCTCGGACCACTGTTCACAAGCGGATGGACCATTTAAACGTGAAAAAGCATCACTGTGATCTGGAGGAACTGCGAAAGCTCAAAGCAATAAATTCTATTGCCTTCCATGCGGCTAAATGCACTCTGATATCGCGGGAGGATGTGGAGGCTCTCTACTTTTCATGTAAAACAGAGCGCGTGTTAAAATCCAACAAAAGGAAGGTAAAAGGGAGTTCCCCGGGGGATGCGCGAGAGGAATTGCTCCACAAGGACACACGCGCCAGGTCATGGAAGGAGAAAGTTTGGTTCAGTTTGCACAGCGTTCCTCAGACGCTGCCCCTTAACAACAAAGCCGGCAGCCGAGAGATCCCTCAGCTTCCCGACTCCAATCTACCTCAAATTTACAATAAAAAACACAATCAGGAATACACTTCGGTCTCGCAGTCCGATTACAAACCCTTTAAAAACTATGAAACAGCTCAAATCACCGGGAATTGTGTTTCATATAACCAGAGACATTCGTTTTTCAGGACGGTAGTGAATCGGCAGCCGGTGTTCTTTCAGTCCGCCATTTCTCAGTCTAAGCTCTCGGGCGCAGCTACCGACCCACTTCACAAAAGGAAGAGGAGACGCGAGGAGGGCGGCTGCAGGGACAGCGCGAGGCGGTCGTGGAGtaggagcagacacacacatcaacccccGGTCGTCCTTGTGCAGCCAAAGTGCTGCAGCAAGCCAAAAAGACACAATAACGAAAGTTTGGGGGCATTTCACATCGGCCATGAATTTTACCTGAACCACGGGTCTCACCACCAACATCATGGTTTCCAGGAGAGCTGCAGCAGCGACACGGAATCAAGTTCCTACTCGGAGAGGGTCAACAACGACTCGGATTTCGGGTCCAGTTTGTCCAGTAGTAGCAACTCCGGGACTTCCGATGAAGAGCTGGAGGACAGTCCGTCTGAGAGTTCGGACATCAGCACGGACGAGGAGAGCTCGTCTCAGTCCGACTCTAGCTCCGTGTCCAGCCTGGTCTCTGTCCAGAGTATCCGCTTCAGGCGGGCCAGGTTCGCTTCTCTCCCCAAAACAAAAACCCTCAACTCTAAAACTTTGGTTCTGCAGCCGACCTTCCACTACAACCAGCAGCTGCCGCCACCCAGGACCGCCGACCAGGTAGGGAAAGCGGACGCGGACAGGCTGAGGAAACACCAGAGACACGACTCAGTCAACAGGGAAGCTAAGCAAGACACGGAAGTACAGCAAACCCCCAAATTTGTGTCTCCTGGACGAGGGAGCCTTTTTACAGAGACCGTAGTGGGGGACGTTGCAGACGTGCACTGTGACCCAAAGAGTGCTGTTCCAGTGAAAACAGGCTTTTACGCACAAGGCCTCTCATCCAGCGTGAGCAGAAGTAAGATATTTCCCCCATGCAGGACTCCGGGTGCGGCGGGCGGGTGCCCACCTGGACCAGGGTCACACTGCACTCATCTCAAAGAAACGAAGTTCCTCAAATCGACAGACAGCCACCTTTCATTAGCCATGAATATAAAAACAGAGACAAAAACAGGGCCTTTCTTGAAATTACCATCTCCACTGAAAACCATCAAAACCGAGCCAGAGGAATCCCTGGTGTCTATGGGGCCCCACTCTGAGAGCAGCAAGGCGGCTAAGACACTCCCATCAGTCCTGCAGAATGTGAAAAttaaggtggaggagagcagtaaGGAATATGAATACTCGAGCCAGGCATCTAGATTCCAATGCAAAGGAGACGAGGCGGATGTCAACAATGCTCGGTACCCCGGCGGTGACATCAAACACGCGGACTATTTCAACTATAAGACTAAAGCTATTGAGAGCTCCGCCGGGGCTCCAAAGTCTCCCTCCCTTCAGGAATGTAGGAGCACTCAAGACGCTCCTTGTCCCGAGGAGGGGGAGTACAAGAATGGCGCAAGGGTCAGGAAAAACTACAGGACGTTGGTGCTGGGTGAGAAAACAGGGATTTCTAGGACGCAAACTAAACCGAACACGTCTAAAGTTGACAAGACTCCGTGTTCTCGTCCCGCAGGTAAAGCGGAGAGTTCCGAGGGATATGCAGAGGAATTAACAGGAGCGAGTAAACGAAAACGTACGTTCAACAATGTAGCGTCATCTCTAAAGAGGTCTTTTAGTTTCATGGCGAATTTCCCTTCTCCGCCGTCTTTGGTCGTTGGCAGCGACGGGGATTTGAGCCCCGCTTTTTCTTTGAACTCTCTGAGGGACAACCGGCCGCCCCCGCGCTCCCACCCGGTGTGGCACTGGCAGCCCGGTGGCCGGCCCGTGTCTCCCCCACCAGCACCAAAATTCAGGAAATGTTAA